One Vallitalea pronyensis genomic region harbors:
- a CDS encoding family 16 glycosylhydrolase produces MKKVILSCLTVMFVLLMQTKTVEAAPPGSGWTQVFGDEFNDYTVDTNKWRVSDNLDYDKDGNKCWFYPSNVKEDGNSLVIENHWYASPGAHGEVYSGGWITSKKEFNKGYFEARIRLDWADQHFWPTFWMWKWQPTSPNEFDIMEYTHWHTHPSQSHHYPNKTGKTSQASNTPVSEWHVWGLLWTDTEVSFYIDGVKQFSSERPDVAQTDWLPMIFSCSPNRDNQPARTGKYPRLFVDWVRVWQGGSAPPVTTAPIGKTIALIAQGPNKYISASQSLDSANWPVVANKSSVGNAEKFKVVDAGNGYIALQNVANGKYVCSDEHLDATNWRLYANRSTIGDWEKFTWHPVSGGVALRAKGNGKYICSDRYLNATNWPLAANRNTIGAWEKFSWEIK; encoded by the coding sequence ATGAAAAAGGTAATACTATCTTGTTTGACAGTTATGTTTGTCTTACTGATGCAGACAAAAACGGTTGAGGCAGCTCCACCCGGTTCAGGTTGGACTCAAGTGTTTGGTGACGAATTTAATGACTACACCGTTGACACAAATAAATGGCGCGTATCTGACAATCTTGACTACGATAAAGACGGCAATAAATGTTGGTTTTATCCAAGTAATGTAAAAGAAGATGGCAACTCCCTTGTTATTGAAAATCATTGGTATGCAAGTCCAGGTGCACATGGTGAAGTTTACTCCGGTGGCTGGATTACATCCAAGAAGGAATTTAACAAAGGTTATTTTGAAGCACGTATTCGTTTAGATTGGGCAGACCAGCACTTCTGGCCAACTTTCTGGATGTGGAAATGGCAACCTACATCCCCTAATGAATTTGACATTATGGAGTATACCCATTGGCACACCCATCCAAGTCAATCCCATCACTATCCTAACAAAACTGGTAAAACCTCACAAGCTTCTAATACCCCTGTTAGTGAGTGGCATGTTTGGGGATTACTTTGGACGGATACAGAAGTCTCCTTCTATATTGACGGTGTTAAACAGTTTAGCTCCGAAAGACCAGATGTAGCACAGACCGATTGGCTCCCTATGATTTTTAGCTGTTCACCTAATCGAGATAATCAACCTGCACGTACAGGTAAATACCCAAGATTGTTTGTTGATTGGGTACGTGTATGGCAGGGGGGAAGTGCTCCTCCAGTCACTACAGCACCTATTGGAAAAACCATCGCCCTTATTGCACAAGGTCCTAACAAGTATATCAGTGCCAGTCAGAGTCTAGATAGTGCCAATTGGCCAGTGGTCGCTAACAAGTCAAGCGTTGGTAATGCAGAAAAATTCAAGGTAGTGGATGCAGGTAATGGTTATATTGCCTTACAAAATGTTGCTAATGGGAAGTATGTGTGTTCTGACGAACATCTAGATGCTACTAATTGGCGTTTATATGCTAATCGCAGCACCATTGGTGATTGGGAAAAATTCACATGGCATCCTGTGAGCGGTGGTGTTGCATTAAGAGCCAAAGGTAATGGAAAATATATTTGTTCGGATCGTTATCTTAACGCTACCAATTGGCCTTTAGCAGCTAATCGTAATACCATTGGCGCTTGGGAAAAGTTTAGCTGGGAAATAAAGTAG
- a CDS encoding DUF5060 domain-containing protein has product MKNQSQKNHVPQIRKTCRVNKRIALLLCLVLIFAHMIVGKVYAATGVIDGELKVWHTVTITFDGPNTNEQASDNPFLNYRLNVTFTNGNTSYVVPGYYAADGNASNTSADSGNKWRVKFTPNKTGTWTYKVSFRKGNNIAINDDVNAGQPVSFDGETGSFNITQTDKSGSDFRAKGRLNYVGENYLQFEGTGKYYIKGGADSPENFLAFKDFDQTPTNKHHYNPHANDWKNGDPTWKGTKGKNIIGALNYLAGKGMNSVYFLTMNVNGDGKDVWPWTSSNAYNRFDCSKLDQWEIVFSHMDKLGLLMHVITQETENDQLLNGGALGTQRKLYYRELIARFSHHLGLVWNLGEENTNTDAELKAFSKYFKEHDPYKHMVVVHTYPGQKDKVFTPLLGYQYLDGPSLQMGSVNDTHATVIKWLDKSANAGRPWVVNLDEQGPANVGVKPDKDDYWHDDIRKKALWGTLMAGGAGCEWYFGYHYDHDDLDCQDWRSRDHMWDLTRYALEFFQKHLPFTEMSHNDGLTSHGSDYCFAKPGKVYAIYLPSGGTTNLNLESYNGTYDVKWYNPRQGGNLQNGTVTTITGFGNKAIGYPPNNTSYDWVALVTLKEAGPTPDILDFTPTEDVYIENTTTHNVNVLKVQQSSSQRTVYLKFNVTGVTKTVDANTLTLTCTSDGGTPKLRVYAGSSSNWTEASINSGNAPTTGALLASYDSPIAVGQSVSLDLGKHITGNGTYTLIIKGNNGSNDAWFNASEAANGKPKLTLSLQ; this is encoded by the coding sequence ATGAAAAACCAGAGTCAAAAAAACCATGTTCCACAGATTAGAAAGACGTGCAGGGTCAATAAAAGAATTGCGCTATTACTATGTCTTGTGTTGATTTTTGCCCATATGATAGTCGGGAAGGTTTATGCTGCCACAGGTGTTATTGACGGTGAGTTAAAAGTATGGCATACGGTGACCATTACATTTGATGGACCGAACACCAATGAACAGGCATCGGATAACCCATTTCTTAATTATAGATTAAACGTAACTTTCACCAATGGCAATACATCCTATGTGGTACCAGGTTATTATGCTGCTGATGGTAATGCTTCAAATACCAGTGCTGACAGCGGTAATAAATGGCGTGTCAAGTTTACACCAAATAAAACAGGAACTTGGACCTATAAGGTGTCCTTTAGGAAGGGTAATAATATAGCCATTAATGACGACGTTAATGCAGGTCAGCCTGTCTCATTTGATGGGGAAACAGGCAGCTTTAACATTACGCAAACAGATAAGAGCGGTAGTGATTTTAGAGCTAAAGGCCGACTAAATTATGTTGGGGAAAACTATCTGCAATTTGAAGGTACGGGCAAGTACTATATCAAAGGCGGCGCGGATAGTCCTGAGAACTTCCTTGCTTTTAAAGACTTTGACCAAACGCCAACCAATAAGCATCACTATAATCCCCATGCCAATGATTGGAAAAATGGTGATCCAACATGGAAGGGTACAAAGGGCAAAAATATCATAGGTGCATTGAATTATCTTGCTGGTAAAGGCATGAATTCGGTTTACTTCCTAACAATGAACGTTAATGGCGATGGTAAAGATGTATGGCCTTGGACAAGCAGTAATGCATACAATCGTTTTGACTGCAGCAAGCTGGATCAATGGGAAATCGTGTTTTCCCATATGGATAAGCTGGGGCTGTTAATGCACGTGATTACCCAGGAAACAGAAAATGACCAACTACTAAACGGTGGTGCGTTAGGTACACAACGTAAGCTGTACTATCGAGAATTGATTGCGCGCTTTAGTCACCATCTAGGGCTTGTATGGAATCTTGGAGAAGAAAACACCAATACCGATGCTGAACTAAAAGCATTTTCTAAATACTTCAAAGAACATGACCCCTATAAACATATGGTTGTAGTACATACTTATCCTGGCCAAAAGGACAAAGTGTTTACGCCTCTTCTAGGCTACCAATACCTTGATGGTCCATCCCTACAAATGGGTAGTGTGAACGATACACACGCTACCGTTATCAAGTGGTTGGATAAGTCAGCCAATGCAGGACGACCTTGGGTTGTTAACCTTGATGAACAAGGTCCTGCTAACGTAGGTGTTAAACCAGATAAAGATGATTACTGGCATGACGACATCCGTAAAAAAGCTTTATGGGGAACCCTCATGGCTGGTGGTGCAGGCTGTGAATGGTACTTTGGCTATCATTATGATCATGATGACCTGGACTGTCAAGACTGGAGAAGCCGTGATCATATGTGGGACTTAACCCGTTATGCCCTTGAATTCTTCCAGAAGCATCTTCCTTTTACAGAGATGTCCCATAATGACGGTCTTACATCCCATGGATCGGACTACTGCTTTGCCAAACCTGGTAAAGTATATGCCATCTATCTTCCAAGTGGTGGCACAACCAACTTAAACTTAGAATCTTACAATGGCACTTATGACGTTAAATGGTATAATCCTCGCCAAGGTGGCAACCTGCAAAATGGTACGGTAACGACCATTACTGGCTTTGGTAATAAAGCCATCGGTTACCCACCTAACAATACGTCATACGATTGGGTGGCACTGGTCACCTTAAAAGAAGCCGGACCAACACCTGATATACTGGACTTTACACCTACTGAGGATGTTTATATTGAAAACACAACCACCCATAACGTGAATGTGCTGAAAGTACAACAGTCATCTTCACAACGTACCGTATATCTCAAATTTAATGTAACGGGTGTCACTAAAACCGTTGATGCCAATACCCTTACCCTTACTTGTACAAGTGATGGTGGTACGCCAAAATTAAGGGTATATGCAGGGTCCTCTTCCAACTGGACTGAAGCTTCAATAAACAGTGGTAATGCGCCAACAACGGGTGCACTGTTAGCTTCTTATGATAGCCCAATTGCAGTGGGTCAATCGGTATCACTTGATCTAGGTAAGCATATTACCGGTAACGGTACTTATACATTGATTATAAAAGGTAACAATGGTTCCAATGATGCATGGTTCAACGCTTCAGAAGCTGCAAATGGAAAACCTAAACTGACATTATCACTTCAATAG
- a CDS encoding GNAT family N-acetyltransferase, whose product MSQTRKLLEKEIEDFTWIATNAYCGFGDLDKLRHSYQEFFTYLNQLEGDSIFGLFRDEKLLGGMRLTDFNMKLLSTKAKVGGIGCVAVDLVHKKEKVAKELIEFACTYFKEKGMSMVTLYPFRADFYKNMGFGYGVALRQYKIEPSYFPKGTTKEHLGWLKEEEKDAVVACYHRFADKHHGMMDKTEACIKRLFRKDTRIICYKKGDAILGYMSFSYKKKHLLRNDLIVHELIYDNHHVLLEFCTFLHAQADQFDRIIMNTPDEYFHYLISNPNNGQYQAFDSVKNEYNVTAIGLMYRVLDMKKLFKVLSSHNFNHQHCTLKITIKDDFFKANDGSTIIDFKDGRASISNDKDADVVIELNNSDFSSMIMGAVTFRTLIQYGLAKISHESYIEKVNKIFLTEQKPQCKTEF is encoded by the coding sequence ATGAGTCAAACAAGGAAGCTGTTAGAGAAAGAGATAGAAGACTTTACTTGGATTGCAACAAATGCTTATTGTGGTTTTGGGGATTTAGATAAGCTTCGTCATTCCTATCAAGAATTTTTTACTTATCTCAATCAACTTGAAGGGGACAGTATATTTGGATTATTTAGGGACGAAAAGCTTCTGGGTGGTATGCGTCTAACAGATTTTAACATGAAGCTTTTATCCACAAAAGCAAAAGTAGGAGGTATAGGCTGTGTAGCAGTGGATTTGGTACATAAGAAAGAAAAGGTTGCAAAGGAATTAATTGAATTTGCTTGCACATATTTTAAAGAGAAGGGCATGAGTATGGTCACGTTGTACCCTTTTAGAGCAGATTTTTACAAGAACATGGGTTTTGGATACGGTGTGGCGTTAAGACAATATAAGATTGAGCCATCCTATTTTCCAAAGGGGACAACCAAAGAACACCTTGGGTGGTTGAAGGAAGAAGAAAAAGATGCAGTGGTGGCATGTTATCATCGCTTCGCTGATAAACACCATGGAATGATGGATAAGACGGAAGCATGTATAAAAAGGTTATTTCGAAAGGATACAAGAATCATATGCTACAAAAAAGGTGATGCTATTTTAGGCTATATGAGCTTTTCATATAAGAAAAAACACCTTCTTAGGAACGATTTAATTGTCCATGAGCTGATTTATGACAATCACCATGTGCTTTTAGAGTTTTGTACATTCTTACATGCACAGGCTGATCAATTCGACAGAATTATCATGAATACCCCGGATGAATATTTCCATTACCTCATCAGCAATCCTAATAATGGCCAGTATCAAGCTTTTGATTCTGTAAAAAATGAATACAACGTAACGGCTATAGGGCTTATGTACCGCGTTCTTGATATGAAAAAGTTATTTAAGGTTTTAAGCAGTCATAACTTTAATCATCAACATTGTACACTTAAGATCACCATTAAAGATGACTTTTTCAAAGCCAATGATGGAAGTACCATCATTGATTTTAAAGATGGCAGAGCATCTATTTCCAATGACAAAGATGCGGATGTGGTCATAGAACTGAATAATTCAGATTTCTCATCCATGATCATGGGAGCAGTAACATTCAGAACACTTATCCAGTATGGACTTGCTAAGATAAGCCATGAAAGCTATATAGAAAAAGTAAATAAGATATTCTTAACAGAGCAGAAACCCCAATGTAAAACAGAGTTCTGA
- a CDS encoding glycoside hydrolase family 43 protein: MIENPILPGFNPDPSILRVGEDYYIATSTFEWFPGIAIYHSKDLKHWQLINHALTRKEQVDLKGLAPALGVWAPALSYHAPSKRFYMCYSVIHSVVDNFFDLDNYMVTTEDIRGEWSDAIYLNSSGFDPSIFHDDDGRSWVINLEWDFRQGYEHPGCIVLEEFDLTHNVLMGNPVEISRGGTDRGCLEGPFIYKRKGWYYLITAEGGTGYGHGVVVQRSRQIQGPYDIHEKKPVITSQPNDFNERGIGESMKLHWYNPDSYLQRSGHGYIVETPGGEVYMSHLCSRPIMPQQRSILGRETAIQRCCWTDDDWIKLDGEDNLAGRYVKEPDLEEVFVEPLPEKDNFDGTSLTLDYYTLREPVEPHWLKLEDGQLKLRGRESLLSRYQQSFIGKKLTTFKSMTETCLHFTPENFMEMAGLCCYYNHTHFYYLRYYYSESFASPCLGIMLADKGKKVELLEHRMAIGQVDKVYLKAEIDRDQLQFSYATSENNWKKIGPILDASILSDEYAHGFTGAFVGLSAQDQYKKNKWAAFDYFDHRAGGI, translated from the coding sequence ATGATTGAGAATCCAATACTACCAGGATTTAATCCTGATCCATCCATTCTAAGGGTAGGAGAAGATTATTATATTGCAACATCCACGTTTGAATGGTTCCCCGGTATTGCTATCTACCATTCAAAAGATTTAAAACACTGGCAGCTTATTAATCATGCTTTAACAAGGAAAGAGCAAGTCGATTTAAAAGGTTTAGCACCAGCACTAGGCGTGTGGGCACCAGCTCTTTCCTATCATGCACCTTCCAAAAGGTTCTATATGTGCTATTCTGTCATTCACAGTGTGGTGGATAATTTCTTTGATTTGGACAACTACATGGTGACAACAGAAGACATACGTGGTGAATGGTCGGATGCCATCTATTTGAATAGCAGTGGCTTTGACCCATCCATTTTCCACGATGATGATGGCAGAAGCTGGGTCATTAATCTTGAGTGGGATTTTCGTCAAGGCTATGAACATCCAGGATGTATTGTACTTGAAGAATTCGACCTGACCCATAACGTCCTTATGGGAAATCCTGTGGAAATATCTAGGGGTGGTACAGATAGAGGGTGTCTTGAGGGACCCTTTATATATAAACGAAAAGGATGGTATTATTTAATTACCGCAGAAGGCGGAACAGGTTACGGACATGGTGTGGTGGTTCAAAGGTCAAGGCAGATACAAGGACCATACGACATCCATGAGAAAAAACCTGTGATTACATCTCAGCCAAATGATTTTAATGAGCGGGGAATTGGTGAATCCATGAAATTGCACTGGTATAATCCAGATAGTTACCTGCAACGGTCAGGGCATGGATACATTGTGGAAACCCCTGGAGGCGAAGTGTATATGAGTCATTTATGTTCAAGACCCATTATGCCTCAACAACGCTCTATACTTGGGCGTGAGACAGCGATTCAACGTTGCTGTTGGACAGATGATGATTGGATTAAGCTTGATGGTGAAGATAATCTTGCAGGCAGGTATGTGAAAGAGCCTGATCTGGAAGAGGTGTTTGTTGAACCCTTGCCAGAAAAAGACAATTTTGATGGAACAAGTTTAACATTAGACTATTATACCCTTAGAGAACCTGTAGAACCTCATTGGTTGAAGCTGGAGGATGGGCAGCTTAAGTTAAGAGGAAGAGAGTCTTTACTATCAAGGTATCAGCAAAGTTTTATCGGTAAGAAATTGACAACTTTTAAATCTATGACAGAAACATGCCTGCATTTTACACCAGAGAATTTCATGGAAATGGCAGGGCTGTGCTGTTACTATAACCATACACATTTTTATTATCTAAGGTATTATTACAGTGAGTCATTTGCCAGTCCTTGCCTGGGTATTATGCTGGCAGATAAAGGAAAAAAAGTGGAATTATTAGAACATCGTATGGCTATCGGTCAAGTAGATAAGGTTTATCTTAAAGCAGAAATAGATAGAGACCAGTTACAATTTTCTTACGCAACCTCAGAAAACAACTGGAAAAAGATTGGTCCTATACTAGATGCTTCGATTTTATCCGACGAGTACGCTCATGGCTTTACAGGTGCTTTTGTTGGGTTGAGCGCACAAGACCAGTATAAGAAAAACAAGTGGGCTGCTTTTGATTATTTTGACCATAGAGCAGGAGGCATATAA